In a genomic window of Bradyrhizobium ontarionense:
- a CDS encoding GH3 auxin-responsive promoter family protein produces MARFCAQSEAALDRQRLICQSPHATVGTVFHDVLRELTGTAFEREHALAGVCSFDEFRRAVPIRSYGQLRGYIDRQLSRERKVLTRDDPYAFLKTSGTTGQEKLVPTTRHWRLAYRGPALYAQWGLYFRLLRLDTPKVENVLDLSWEPQTARQSIQGFPVYSITQRPEPLGESDWLPPWYGAPWFSCESDPDGYAERLYQRLRMQAFCDVRLIVSVNPSKIIMLAETLRQFATRLIRDVRGSASAPGGQDLARRLEGQLKLRGGELLLSDLWPNLSLIVCWNSASAQLYENWLDRLIPDATRLPFSTTGTEGIVTLPVDMHRSAGPLAVTQGLYEFVPVDDILENVAPSESAETLTFEELEFGRCYRLVMTQANGLYRYDVGDVYRVVGWVGAVPRLEFVGRSGACSSFTGEKLTEADVFSAVSRTIESGSAETPNFCCFPVWGTPPHYAVALEWSPKLELMQATLATRIDAALGRVNLEYGDKLSSGRLAPLTIVKLVPGAFTRLAEHRISGGVASAQVKHHWLQRDASGLKILRDIGMLLDGAGSFIPSST; encoded by the coding sequence ATGGCCCGCTTTTGCGCGCAGAGCGAGGCGGCGCTCGATCGCCAGCGCCTGATCTGTCAATCTCCGCATGCGACTGTTGGGACGGTCTTCCACGATGTGTTGCGCGAACTGACTGGAACGGCATTCGAGCGGGAGCACGCGCTCGCGGGCGTGTGCAGCTTCGATGAATTCAGGCGGGCAGTGCCGATCCGCAGTTACGGTCAGCTCAGGGGCTATATCGATCGACAGCTTTCCCGGGAGCGAAAGGTACTTACGCGGGACGATCCCTATGCGTTTCTGAAGACGTCAGGAACCACCGGCCAAGAAAAGCTGGTCCCGACGACACGGCATTGGCGGCTCGCCTATCGCGGACCGGCGCTTTACGCGCAATGGGGCCTCTATTTCAGGCTGCTCCGGCTGGATACGCCGAAGGTCGAGAACGTGCTGGATCTGTCATGGGAGCCGCAGACCGCGAGGCAGAGCATTCAGGGATTTCCCGTCTACAGCATTACACAGCGGCCGGAGCCGCTCGGGGAGTCCGACTGGTTGCCGCCATGGTACGGCGCGCCCTGGTTCTCATGCGAGAGCGATCCCGACGGGTATGCCGAGCGGCTCTACCAGCGGCTGCGCATGCAGGCATTCTGTGACGTGCGGCTGATCGTTTCGGTGAACCCGAGCAAGATCATCATGTTGGCGGAGACGCTGCGGCAATTTGCAACGCGGCTGATCCGCGACGTCAGGGGCAGCGCCTCGGCTCCGGGCGGTCAGGACCTCGCGCGACGCCTGGAAGGGCAGCTCAAATTGCGCGGCGGTGAATTGCTTCTCTCTGATCTCTGGCCCAATCTGTCGCTCATCGTCTGCTGGAACAGCGCGTCAGCGCAGCTCTACGAGAATTGGCTCGATCGCCTGATCCCCGATGCTACGCGGCTTCCCTTCAGCACGACGGGTACCGAAGGCATCGTCACGCTGCCGGTCGACATGCACCGCAGTGCCGGCCCTCTCGCCGTGACCCAGGGACTCTACGAGTTCGTTCCGGTCGACGATATTCTGGAAAACGTCGCGCCATCGGAAAGTGCCGAAACGCTGACTTTCGAGGAGCTGGAGTTCGGGCGCTGCTACAGGCTCGTGATGACCCAGGCCAACGGTCTCTATCGGTATGACGTCGGCGATGTGTATCGCGTTGTGGGCTGGGTTGGGGCGGTGCCGAGGCTCGAGTTCGTCGGAAGAAGCGGCGCATGTAGTTCGTTCACCGGCGAAAAGCTGACCGAAGCTGATGTGTTCTCGGCGGTGTCGCGTACGATCGAATCTGGGTCGGCCGAGACGCCGAACTTCTGCTGCTTCCCGGTCTGGGGCACGCCGCCTCACTACGCTGTCGCGCTCGAGTGGTCGCCGAAGCTCGAGCTGATGCAGGCGACACTGGCAACGCGCATCGATGCGGCGCTCGGCAGGGTCAATCTGGAATACGGCGACAAGCTGTCCAGCGGCCGACTGGCGCCGCTGACGATAGTCAAGCTGGTCCCCGGCGCCTTCACCAGGCTTGCCGAGCACAGGATCAGCGGTGGAGTGGCTTCGGCGCAGGTCAAGCATCACTGGCTGCAGCGCGACGCCTCGGGGCTGAAGATCCTTCGCGATATTGGCATGCTGCTCGACGGGGCAGGCTCGTTCATTCCGTCATCGACGTGA
- a CDS encoding enolase C-terminal domain-like protein, producing the protein MIQLMDVYAIAMPMHRVFVHATMARHESDGILVCVDVDGVTGYGEAAPRPYVTGETTGTVLKALASCALNELDALIDWRSLQAVVASLKDLALPKMLSVDGRLSPAAACALEMALLDVACRLHGRPMASALHAAGLGEDMLRPVPCAISAALVVDLSTSPEEMVAHELALANGIKHVKLKVGADGDQAVERVRRFRDLIAPSISLSVDVNAAWTLPQAIAACRQLQGLGVAWLEEPLRPRDWAGLRQLREETGIPLMLDESFVEENDLAAAIDQRACDLVNIRVSKCGGPLRAAGLADTAFHSGLGYQIGVQVGEHGPLWAAGRALATSLRHASACEVGRADEWFPHDTTIPPFQIDRKTYLAPPLSGHGHGLVPGPALWAHARHAFSHVATTPRSALVEAERRVTTWNAEARG; encoded by the coding sequence ATGATACAGTTGATGGACGTCTACGCGATTGCGATGCCGATGCACCGGGTCTTCGTTCATGCAACCATGGCGCGCCACGAGAGCGATGGCATTCTGGTCTGCGTCGATGTCGATGGCGTAACCGGCTATGGCGAAGCAGCCCCTCGTCCTTACGTCACGGGCGAAACCACCGGGACCGTTCTGAAGGCCCTCGCCTCTTGCGCATTGAACGAACTCGATGCGCTGATCGACTGGCGTTCGCTTCAGGCCGTCGTCGCAAGCCTGAAGGATCTGGCGCTGCCGAAGATGCTGTCCGTCGATGGTCGGCTGTCGCCCGCTGCGGCCTGCGCCTTGGAGATGGCCCTTCTTGACGTGGCCTGCCGACTCCACGGCCGACCAATGGCTTCTGCATTGCACGCCGCAGGCCTCGGCGAAGACATGTTGCGACCCGTGCCTTGCGCCATTTCAGCCGCTCTGGTCGTCGACCTCTCGACCTCTCCAGAGGAGATGGTCGCGCACGAGCTCGCACTGGCGAACGGCATCAAGCACGTCAAGCTGAAAGTCGGAGCGGATGGCGATCAGGCGGTGGAACGCGTGAGACGGTTTCGCGACCTGATTGCGCCATCGATCTCGCTTTCCGTGGATGTGAACGCGGCATGGACTCTGCCACAGGCGATTGCCGCCTGCAGGCAGTTGCAGGGTCTTGGCGTGGCATGGCTCGAGGAACCGCTGCGGCCCAGGGACTGGGCGGGCCTCCGGCAATTGCGCGAGGAGACCGGCATCCCTTTGATGCTGGATGAATCATTCGTGGAAGAGAACGATCTCGCCGCGGCGATCGACCAGCGCGCCTGCGATCTCGTCAATATCCGCGTATCGAAATGTGGTGGCCCACTTCGAGCGGCAGGCCTGGCCGATACGGCGTTTCATTCCGGCCTCGGCTATCAGATCGGCGTCCAGGTTGGCGAACATGGCCCGCTCTGGGCCGCGGGACGCGCGCTCGCGACATCGCTACGTCACGCCAGCGCCTGCGAGGTTGGACGCGCAGACGAATGGTTTCCTCACGACACGACGATCCCTCCCTTCCAGATTGATCGCAAAACCTATCTTGCGCCGCCACTGTCTGGCCACGGGCACGGTCTCGTTCCGGGACCGGCGTTGTGGGCGCACGCAAGGCACGCCTTCTCGCATGTCGCGACAACACCTCGTTCCGCTCTCGTCGAGGCAGAACGGCGCGTTACCACTTGGAACGCTGAGGCTCGGGGATGA
- a CDS encoding SDR family NAD(P)-dependent oxidoreductase: MTTSSIEHKMALVTGAGAGIGAEVARRLADAGARLLLVDKDTAALNALRRQIGDHRALCLPIDVTDIAAISDAIQGLSDAQRPDILVNAVGGDANSIPLADLDETYLETSVRHNLTTAFTMTRLCAPAMRRRRWGRIVNFASIAGRTYSYFSNAAYVAAKAAVIGLTKQTAYELAADGVCVNAVAHGPIATDRIQAAWAKHSPERRRNITERIPIGRLGTVDEAAAIVIHLCSQEAGYTTGTVIDINGGLFI, encoded by the coding sequence ATGACGACATCGTCGATCGAACACAAAATGGCCCTCGTCACCGGAGCGGGCGCCGGCATCGGCGCCGAGGTCGCGCGCCGGCTTGCAGATGCAGGAGCACGGCTCCTGCTGGTCGACAAAGACACGGCCGCACTCAACGCCCTCCGCCGTCAGATCGGCGATCACCGTGCCCTGTGCCTGCCGATCGACGTCACCGATATCGCAGCAATCAGCGACGCCATCCAAGGGCTCTCGGATGCCCAGCGTCCGGACATCCTGGTGAATGCCGTCGGAGGCGACGCGAACTCCATCCCGCTTGCGGACCTCGATGAAACTTACCTGGAGACATCGGTGCGGCACAATCTGACGACCGCCTTCACCATGACGCGTCTCTGCGCGCCGGCGATGCGTCGGCGACGGTGGGGTCGCATCGTCAACTTTGCGTCGATCGCCGGCCGCACCTACTCCTACTTCAGCAACGCCGCCTATGTCGCAGCAAAGGCGGCCGTCATCGGGCTGACCAAGCAAACGGCCTATGAGCTTGCGGCCGACGGCGTCTGCGTCAATGCAGTCGCGCACGGCCCGATCGCCACCGACCGCATCCAGGCAGCCTGGGCGAAGCATAGCCCTGAGCGGCGACGAAATATTACCGAACGCATTCCGATCGGGCGACTGGGCACTGTGGATGAGGCAGCTGCCATTGTGATCCATCTGTGTTCGCAGGAGGCGGGTTACACCACCGGGACGGTGATCGACATCAATGGGGGGCTGTTCATATGA
- a CDS encoding SDR family NAD(P)-dependent oxidoreductase → MNWTTTERTATAERVASPSADYGLGGKVIIVTGAGRGIGRAAALAFAACGARVVLAGRQIGSSDQALAALPPDQTMIVPTDVRDEQSVTRLVDMTVRRFGRLDAAFNNAGTFGKFAPLHEDDRDNFDQVVATNLRGTWLCTKHEIRAMLESGGGAIVNCASVAGHIGHAQSAIYSATKHGVIGLSKSAALQYARRGIRVNAVSPGSTDTPMLRSIYPTEGQLSARGSRAPLGRIGQPDEIAQAVLWLCSPMASYVTGQTVVVDGGVTAGQALVAERK, encoded by the coding sequence ATGAACTGGACGACCACGGAACGAACGGCGACGGCCGAGCGGGTCGCCAGCCCATCAGCGGACTACGGGTTAGGCGGCAAGGTCATCATCGTCACCGGCGCCGGCCGAGGCATCGGCCGCGCCGCCGCGCTGGCATTCGCGGCCTGCGGAGCTCGTGTCGTCCTGGCGGGACGACAGATCGGCTCCAGCGATCAGGCGTTGGCCGCGCTCCCGCCGGATCAAACGATGATCGTGCCGACCGACGTGCGGGACGAGCAGAGCGTCACGCGTCTCGTCGACATGACCGTCCGCCGGTTTGGCCGGCTGGACGCTGCGTTCAACAACGCAGGCACGTTCGGCAAATTCGCTCCGCTCCACGAGGACGATCGCGACAATTTCGATCAGGTCGTCGCGACCAATCTGCGCGGAACATGGCTGTGCACCAAGCATGAGATTCGCGCGATGCTGGAGTCGGGCGGCGGCGCGATCGTCAATTGCGCATCGGTCGCGGGGCATATCGGACATGCCCAGAGCGCCATCTACAGCGCAACCAAACATGGCGTCATCGGCCTCAGCAAGTCGGCCGCACTTCAATACGCGCGCCGCGGCATTCGGGTCAACGCGGTGAGCCCCGGCAGCACGGACACGCCGATGCTCAGGAGCATCTACCCGACCGAGGGGCAACTGAGCGCTCGCGGATCACGCGCGCCACTCGGCCGGATCGGACAGCCGGATGAGATTGCACAGGCTGTTCTCTGGCTCTGCTCTCCCATGGCTTCCTATGTGACGGGGCAGACCGTGGTGGTCGATGGCGGCGTCACGGCCGGGCAGGCGTTGGTGGCCGAACGCAAATAA
- a CDS encoding peptidyl-alpha-hydroxyglycine alpha-amidating lyase family protein, whose product MSVILGSGDFRYMVTEGWGELPDGWSYGDVAAVGVDRKDRVYVFNRGAHPVIVYDQDGRFLRSWGEGLFARPHGLHMGPDDTIFLTDDGDHTIRQCTLDGKVVLTIGIPMRPSPYMSGEPFHRCTHTAHAPNGDIYVSDGYGNACCHKFSPSGKHLMSWGESGSDPGQFNIVHNICCDAEGWVYVADRENHRIQVFDANGRYETQWNNLHRPCGLYMPPGKQQLCYVGELGPSLPVNKNAPNLGPRVTIVDSRGATVVRLGHLHAGEAPGQFIAPHGVAVDSHGDIYVAEVSNAVWPSIKPPLEPPRELRCLQKLTRLASAPA is encoded by the coding sequence ATGTCAGTCATCCTGGGCAGCGGCGATTTTCGCTACATGGTCACCGAGGGCTGGGGCGAGCTGCCGGACGGCTGGTCTTATGGCGACGTCGCCGCGGTCGGCGTCGACCGGAAGGATCGCGTCTACGTCTTCAACCGCGGCGCGCATCCCGTGATCGTCTATGATCAGGACGGCCGGTTCCTCCGGTCCTGGGGTGAAGGCTTGTTCGCGCGGCCGCATGGGCTGCACATGGGACCGGACGACACGATCTTCCTGACCGACGACGGCGATCATACCATCAGACAGTGCACGTTGGATGGGAAGGTTGTGCTCACGATCGGAATTCCGATGCGGCCGTCGCCCTACATGAGTGGAGAGCCGTTCCATCGGTGTACGCATACGGCTCACGCGCCGAACGGCGACATCTACGTGTCCGACGGCTATGGCAACGCGTGCTGCCACAAATTCTCGCCATCTGGGAAACATCTGATGTCATGGGGCGAATCCGGCAGCGACCCGGGCCAGTTCAACATCGTGCACAACATCTGCTGCGACGCGGAGGGATGGGTCTATGTCGCGGATCGAGAGAACCACCGCATCCAGGTGTTCGATGCGAACGGTCGCTACGAGACTCAATGGAACAACCTTCATCGTCCATGCGGACTTTACATGCCGCCGGGAAAGCAGCAGCTCTGCTACGTCGGAGAGCTCGGCCCCTCGCTTCCCGTCAACAAGAATGCCCCGAATCTCGGACCGCGCGTGACCATCGTCGACAGCCGCGGCGCGACCGTCGTTCGGCTCGGCCATTTGCATGCCGGCGAAGCGCCCGGTCAGTTCATCGCGCCGCATGGTGTGGCCGTCGATTCCCACGGAGACATCTATGTTGCCGAAGTGTCCAATGCGGTCTGGCCGTCCATCAAGCCGCCGCTCGAGCCGCCGCGGGAGCTGCGCTGCCTGCAGAAGCTGACCAGGCTTGCCTCGGCGCCTGCTTGA
- a CDS encoding response regulator transcription factor translates to MRLLIIEDDRESADYLVKAFREVGHVADLASDGEEGLSMAESGDYDVLVVDRMLPKRDGLSLIGLLRDRGNRTPVLILSALGQVDDRIKGLRAGGDDYLPKPYAFAELLARVEVLSRRHGGPAEETTYKVGDLELDRLSHRVARGKDELTLQPREFRLLEYLMKHAGQVVTRTMLLENVWDYHFDPQTNVIDVHISRLRSKIDKGFDRPLLHTIRGAGYMIRDGMR, encoded by the coding sequence ATGCGCCTCCTGATCATCGAAGACGACCGCGAGTCCGCCGACTATCTCGTCAAGGCGTTCCGCGAGGTCGGCCATGTCGCCGATCTCGCCAGCGATGGCGAGGAGGGCCTGTCGATGGCCGAGAGCGGCGATTACGACGTGCTGGTGGTCGACCGCATGCTGCCGAAGCGCGACGGCCTGTCGCTGATCGGCCTGTTGCGCGACAGGGGCAACCGCACCCCGGTTCTCATTCTGTCCGCGCTCGGCCAGGTCGATGACCGCATCAAGGGCCTGCGCGCCGGCGGCGACGATTATCTGCCGAAACCCTATGCCTTCGCCGAGCTGCTCGCCCGCGTCGAGGTGCTGTCGCGCCGCCATGGCGGTCCCGCCGAGGAGACGACCTACAAGGTCGGCGATCTCGAGCTCGACCGTCTCTCCCATCGCGTCGCCCGCGGCAAGGACGAGCTGACCTTGCAGCCGCGCGAATTCCGCCTGCTCGAATATCTGATGAAGCATGCCGGCCAGGTGGTGACGCGCACGATGCTGTTGGAAAACGTCTGGGACTATCACTTCGACCCGCAGACCAACGTGATCGACGTCCACATCTCGCGGCTGCGCTCCAAGATCGACAAGGGCTTCGATCGCCCGCTGCTCCATACCATCCGCGGCGCCGGGTACATGATCCGTGACGGGATGAGATGA
- a CDS encoding Do family serine endopeptidase, translated as MTDRPTDLSSLPSYRPSRRGLFSARKFALMASVVAGLGVAAYGLSPSNAPLDLFATPAHAQVANEVSKVARPVGFADIVERVKPSVISVKVNIQEKVAKDDSADEDTPFQPGSPMERFFRRFGGENGMPGMPGGRGGRGGRAVTGQGSGFFISADGYAVTNNHVVDGANKVEVTTDDGKTYSAKVIGTDQRTDLALIKVEGSSNFPFAKLADGKPRIGDWVLAVGNPFGLGGTVTAGIVSAVGRDIGNGPYDDFIQIDAPVNKGNSGGPAFDVDGNVVGVNTAIYSPSGGSVGIAFSIPASTVKTVIAQLKDSGSVSRGWIGVQIQPVTQDIADSLGMKKAEGALVAEPQANGPAAKAGIESGDVITSVNGEAVKDARELARTIGGLAPGASVKLNVLHKGQEKAINLTLGKLPNTVEAKADTGGDSASPTRGADVPKLGMTVAPASSVAGAGKDGVVVTEVDPKSAAADRGFKEGDVILEVAGKTVASAGDVRDAINAAKSDNKNSVLMRVKSGGQSRFVAVPLAKG; from the coding sequence ATGACTGACCGTCCGACCGACCTGTCTTCCCTTCCGTCCTATCGCCCGTCGCGCCGCGGCCTGTTCTCGGCGCGCAAGTTCGCGCTGATGGCCTCCGTCGTCGCGGGCCTCGGTGTCGCCGCCTATGGCCTCAGCCCCTCGAACGCGCCGCTCGATCTGTTTGCGACCCCGGCGCATGCGCAGGTCGCCAATGAGGTCAGCAAGGTCGCGCGCCCCGTCGGCTTTGCCGACATCGTTGAGCGGGTGAAGCCGTCGGTGATCTCGGTCAAGGTCAACATCCAGGAGAAGGTCGCCAAGGACGACAGCGCCGACGAGGATACGCCGTTCCAGCCGGGCTCGCCGATGGAGCGCTTCTTCCGCCGCTTCGGCGGTGAGAACGGCATGCCCGGAATGCCGGGCGGGCGTGGCGGCCGCGGCGGCCGTGCCGTGACCGGGCAGGGCTCCGGCTTCTTCATCTCCGCCGACGGCTATGCCGTGACCAACAACCACGTGGTCGACGGCGCCAACAAGGTCGAGGTGACGACCGACGACGGCAAGACCTACAGCGCCAAGGTGATCGGCACCGACCAGCGCACGGATCTGGCGCTGATCAAGGTCGAGGGCAGCTCGAACTTCCCGTTCGCCAAGCTCGCCGACGGCAAGCCGCGCATCGGCGACTGGGTGCTGGCGGTCGGCAATCCGTTCGGCCTCGGCGGCACCGTGACCGCGGGCATCGTCTCGGCCGTCGGCCGCGACATCGGCAACGGCCCGTATGACGATTTCATCCAGATCGATGCGCCCGTGAACAAGGGCAACTCCGGCGGGCCCGCGTTCGACGTTGACGGCAACGTCGTCGGCGTCAACACCGCGATCTATTCGCCCTCCGGCGGCAGCGTCGGCATCGCGTTCTCGATTCCCGCCTCGACCGTCAAGACCGTGATCGCGCAGCTCAAGGACAGCGGCTCGGTCAGCCGTGGCTGGATCGGCGTGCAGATCCAGCCGGTCACGCAGGACATCGCCGACAGCCTCGGCATGAAGAAGGCCGAAGGCGCGCTGGTCGCCGAGCCGCAGGCCAACGGTCCGGCCGCCAAGGCAGGCATCGAATCCGGTGACGTCATCACCTCGGTCAATGGCGAGGCGGTGAAGGACGCGCGCGAGCTCGCCCGCACCATCGGCGGCCTCGCGCCCGGGGCCTCGGTCAAGCTCAACGTCCTGCACAAGGGCCAGGAGAAGGCCATCAACCTGACGCTCGGCAAGCTGCCCAACACGGTGGAAGCCAAGGCCGACACCGGCGGCGACAGTGCCAGCCCGACCCGCGGCGCCGACGTGCCGAAGCTCGGCATGACCGTCGCGCCGGCCTCCAGCGTGGCCGGTGCCGGCAAGGATGGCGTCGTCGTCACCGAGGTCGATCCGAAGAGTGCGGCGGCCGATCGCGGCTTCAAGGAAGGCGACGTGATCCTCGAAGTCGCCGGCAAGACCGTCGCTTCGGCCGGTGATGTGCGCGACGCCATCAATGCGGCCAAGTCCGACAACAAGAACAGCGTGCTGATGCGGGTGAAGAGCGGCGGCCAGTCGCGCTTCGTCGCGGTGCCGCTGGCCAAGGGCTGA
- a CDS encoding HAMP domain-containing methyl-accepting chemotaxis protein, giving the protein MMSFRLKIRGRLYAGFAALVAVSVIMAAVAVWNLWAVRDQVASMSALSDSTARILQISNHLQAIQRANLRYIHDANEPALKEAADRESAATELLQAATKDPLSAERRKLYNDLAGNIARMKTQRDALQDAVKQIKTGRAALLPGGEDLAAKTAKLSIAARSSKEPEIMTAVADIDSRLQLVRIATWRFLALRDTKSASAFRAGVDNVEQRLAALESATPPANVQSAIAPVKASLELNKNAFEATAAAALKSEDIYANAIEPLIAGSIDTLKAAEANVNAEYHASRATAESAIASTTSLQIKVGAAAILFGCLVAFLIARGIVGPLASMTTAMGSLASGDVAVEIPGRGQHDEIGAMATAIQVFKDNMVETERLRAEQTDAEARQAGQRKADMAKLARQFEQAVGEIVDAVSHASSELEASAGTLTSTASRAQDLSTEVAAASQEASSNVQTVASAAEQLSSSVSEISRQVQESARIAGEAVTQANRTNERVGTLSKAAARIGDVLELISNIAGQTNLLALNATIEAARAGEAGRGFAVVAAEVKALAEQTAKATGEIAQQVSGIQAATEESVGSIKEIGSTIGRLSEIAAAVSAAVEEQGAATQEISRNVQHAASGTQRVSRNIDDVQRGASETGSASSQVLTAARSLSAESGRLKREVSRFLGSLQAA; this is encoded by the coding sequence ATGATGAGCTTCCGTTTGAAGATCAGAGGGCGTCTCTACGCCGGCTTTGCCGCGCTCGTGGCGGTGAGCGTGATCATGGCCGCCGTGGCGGTGTGGAATCTGTGGGCCGTGCGCGACCAGGTCGCCAGCATGTCGGCACTGTCCGACAGCACCGCGCGGATCCTGCAGATCTCCAATCACCTGCAGGCGATCCAGCGCGCCAATTTGCGCTATATCCATGACGCGAACGAGCCGGCCCTCAAGGAGGCCGCGGACCGCGAGAGCGCGGCGACCGAGCTGCTGCAGGCGGCCACGAAGGACCCGCTCTCCGCGGAGCGGCGCAAGCTCTATAACGATCTCGCCGGCAACATCGCCCGGATGAAGACGCAGCGCGACGCGCTGCAGGACGCCGTCAAGCAGATCAAGACGGGCCGGGCGGCGCTGCTGCCGGGTGGCGAGGATCTCGCCGCCAAGACCGCAAAACTCTCGATCGCGGCGCGCAGCTCCAAGGAGCCCGAGATCATGACCGCGGTCGCGGACATCGACTCCCGGCTCCAGCTCGTCCGCATCGCGACCTGGCGTTTCCTGGCGCTGCGCGACACCAAGTCGGCCTCTGCCTTCCGCGCTGGCGTCGACAATGTCGAGCAGCGGCTGGCCGCGCTGGAGAGCGCGACGCCGCCGGCCAACGTGCAGTCGGCGATCGCGCCGGTGAAGGCCTCGCTGGAGCTCAACAAGAACGCGTTCGAGGCGACCGCTGCCGCGGCGCTCAAGTCCGAGGACATCTACGCCAACGCCATCGAGCCGCTGATCGCAGGGAGCATCGACACGCTCAAGGCCGCGGAAGCAAACGTGAATGCCGAGTATCACGCCTCGCGCGCGACGGCCGAGAGCGCCATCGCGAGCACGACCTCGCTGCAGATCAAGGTCGGCGCCGCCGCCATCCTGTTCGGCTGCCTGGTCGCCTTCCTGATCGCCCGCGGCATCGTCGGTCCGCTGGCGTCGATGACAACAGCGATGGGATCGCTCGCGAGCGGCGATGTTGCGGTGGAAATTCCCGGACGCGGCCAGCACGACGAGATCGGCGCCATGGCGACGGCGATCCAGGTGTTCAAGGACAACATGGTCGAGACCGAGCGGCTGCGCGCCGAGCAGACCGACGCCGAGGCGCGGCAGGCGGGACAGCGCAAGGCCGATATGGCCAAGCTCGCCCGTCAGTTCGAGCAGGCGGTCGGCGAGATCGTCGATGCGGTGTCCCACGCTTCGAGCGAGCTCGAAGCTTCCGCCGGCACCTTGACCAGCACGGCCTCGCGCGCCCAGGACCTGTCGACCGAAGTGGCTGCCGCGTCGCAGGAGGCGTCGTCCAACGTGCAGACGGTCGCCTCCGCGGCCGAACAGCTGTCGTCCTCGGTGAGCGAAATTTCCCGCCAGGTGCAGGAATCCGCGCGCATCGCCGGCGAGGCGGTGACGCAGGCCAACCGCACCAATGAGCGCGTCGGCACCTTGTCGAAGGCGGCCGCGCGCATCGGCGACGTGCTCGAGCTGATCAGCAACATTGCCGGCCAGACCAATCTGCTCGCCCTGAACGCCACCATCGAGGCGGCGCGCGCCGGCGAGGCCGGCCGCGGCTTCGCGGTCGTCGCCGCCGAGGTCAAGGCGCTCGCCGAGCAGACCGCAAAGGCCACCGGCGAGATCGCCCAGCAGGTCTCCGGCATCCAGGCCGCCACCGAGGAGTCGGTCGGCTCGATCAAGGAGATCGGCAGCACCATCGGCCGGCTGTCGGAGATTGCGGCGGCGGTCTCCGCCGCAGTCGAGGAGCAGGGCGCCGCGACCCAGGAAATCTCCCGCAACGTCCAGCACGCCGCCAGCGGCACCCAGCGCGTCTCCCGCAACATCGACGACGTGCAACGCGGCGCGTCGGAGACCGGCTCGGCGTCCTCCCAGGTACTGACGGCGGCAAGGTCGCTGTCAGCGGAAAGCGGGCGGCTGAAGAGGGAGGTGAGCCGGTTCTTGGGGTCATTGCAGGCGGCGTGA